From one bacterium genomic stretch:
- a CDS encoding NADH-quinone oxidoreductase subunit M translates to MLLTLSIAIPAIASLLVLLLPRTSISLIRWTSLGASVAAFIVSLAIYANFQVGEAGFQMVEKLAWIPSIGADWHLGVDGISLFLIILTTLLTVLCIIASWNSIHERVQEYHFFFLLLEAGMIGVFAALDLFVFYVMWEVMLVPMFFLIGVWGGKNRLYATIKFFLFTMAGSVLMLAGILYVYFNTVDPATGAHTFNLLLATEQAKYALDVQRWLFLAFGLAFAIKVPLFPLHTWLPDAHTEAPTAGSVILAGVLLKMGTYGFLRFCLPMFPQATLEFVPWISWLALIGIVYGALVAMVQKDMKKLVAYSSVAHLGFVMLGTFALNQQGLTGSLLQQINHGISTGALFLLVGVVYERRHTRIIADYGGIAKAMPLYAALFLIIALSSIGLPTTNGFVGEFLILLGAFSANTLYGVIATSGVILAAVYLLWMYQRVFYGQITHEENAKLKDITAVEAFPIIILVILAIWIGVYPDPLIVRMEPSLQLVLEKFQQSEFSQMIGALPR, encoded by the coding sequence AATTTACGCGAATTTCCAGGTCGGGGAAGCGGGCTTCCAAATGGTGGAAAAGCTTGCATGGATCCCATCGATTGGCGCGGATTGGCATCTTGGTGTTGACGGAATTAGTCTGTTTCTGATAATCCTTACGACTCTACTAACTGTTCTTTGTATCATTGCCAGCTGGAACAGTATCCACGAAAGAGTTCAGGAATACCACTTCTTCTTCCTCTTGCTGGAAGCGGGGATGATAGGAGTATTTGCGGCTCTTGACCTGTTCGTATTCTATGTAATGTGGGAAGTCATGCTGGTGCCAATGTTCTTTCTCATTGGCGTTTGGGGCGGCAAGAACAGACTTTACGCGACCATCAAGTTCTTCCTGTTCACGATGGCCGGCTCGGTTTTGATGTTGGCAGGAATTCTGTACGTATATTTCAATACAGTTGATCCTGCTACCGGTGCACACACATTCAACCTGCTACTTGCCACTGAACAGGCAAAGTACGCACTCGACGTGCAACGCTGGCTGTTTTTGGCTTTCGGTTTAGCTTTCGCAATCAAGGTTCCCCTATTTCCTCTCCATACCTGGCTTCCGGACGCACACACCGAAGCTCCGACTGCTGGTTCGGTCATCCTTGCCGGTGTTCTTCTCAAAATGGGGACATACGGTTTTCTGCGTTTCTGCTTGCCGATGTTCCCCCAAGCGACTCTCGAGTTTGTTCCGTGGATTAGCTGGCTTGCTCTCATTGGAATTGTATACGGAGCGCTTGTGGCGATGGTCCAAAAGGACATGAAAAAGCTCGTTGCTTATTCTTCCGTCGCGCACCTCGGGTTTGTCATGCTGGGTACTTTTGCTCTTAATCAACAAGGTCTGACCGGTTCGCTTTTGCAGCAGATCAACCATGGCATTTCGACCGGAGCACTGTTCTTGCTGGTTGGAGTCGTCTATGAACGCAGGCACACCAGAATCATTGCGGACTACGGCGGCATCGCGAAAGCCATGCCTTTGTACGCTGCGTTGTTTCTGATCATTGCCTTGTCTTCGATCGGATTGCCGACGACAAATGGATTTGTCGGCGAGTTTCTAATCTTGCTTGGTGCATTTTCCGCAAATACTTTATATGGTGTCATCGCCACGTCGGGCGTGATTTTGGCCGCCGTCTATCTGTTGTGGATGTATCAAAGAGTATTTTACGGACAAATTACTCACGAAGAAAACGCGAAGCTGAAGGACATTACGGCTGTCGAAGCGTTTCCGATAATCATCCTCGTGATTTTGGCAATTTGGATCGGCGTTTATCCGGACCCGCTGATCGTCAGGATGGAACCGTCACTTCAACTTGTGCTCGAGAAATTCCAGCAGTCTGAGTTCTCACAGATGATTGGAGCGTTGCCACGATGA